The sequence below is a genomic window from Spirochaetota bacterium.
TAGTTTATTTCTTGATCAACTACAAAAGGATTGTTCAAAACAACTATGAGAATAGTATAGTAATGTTGTTTTTGCTTTTTGCTTTAGTTGAGCCTTACTTTCTTCCTAGAATGCACGAGAGATATTTTTACATTGCTGATGTCCTTTCGGTGATATTTGCTTTTAAGTTTAGAGACAAGTGGTTTTTACCTGTTGTAGTCGTCCTATCATCTACCCTCGCATACATACAGGTAAATATACTTCTAGGTCTTGTAATGGTCGCAGTTCCTCTTGGAGTTGTGATAGTCTGGTATGTTTTTTATGTAAGGAAAGTTTTAGTATTAGAAACCAAGACAACATGAAAATTATCATTCTTGGAAAATTCCTAAATCCACATCTAAAGTTCAACACTCAAGAAACCTTAGACTAGCTACTCCGTCTATTCCGTAGATGTCCTTGGATACAAATATCAAGAATGCTAAAGGATTCTTTAAAATACACTTTATGAAGTTTGTTGATGAGATTGGTGGAGTGAAGCCTGTTGGTCATTACTCGTCCGCTGTTATCTTACCCAACGGTTTTCTTTTTCTATCAGGGCAAATAGCAAATGGCGATTCAGTAGAAGAACAAACCCGGAATGTGCTAAACAACATCTCAAAAATTCTCTCGGAACTAGGATATTCAAAAAACGATATTTTCAAGGTAGTAGTTTATATAAAGGATATATCAAAGTTTCCGCAGTTCAACGAAGTTTATAAAGAGTTTTTTGGAGAGCACAAACCAGTAAGAACTACCGTAGAGGTTAGTAGATTACCAAAGGATTCACTGATTGAAATAGAAGTAGCCGCTTTTAAAGTAGCACCTTAAAGGTTCTTCACAAATACTTTGTCGGAGGATAGAATATATTGCGAGTTAAAAACTTTGTCAATCACCTTGAAACCTCCGTCAAACTCAAGAAGGACTCCAACATTCTCATCAAAGTCAAAAACAGAAACTAACATATCTTCATCTACCTTCTTCACATCCACAACCTCAAACCAAGAAGACCTAACTGGTATTTGGATTGTTTCATAATCTCCTTTTTCTAGAGTCATTAGAAAACCATTGAAACCAAATTTTTGCCACATATTCACTCCCAGCACAATCCTACCCTCATATGCCTCAATCCCTGAAAATTCCCACAGATCGTTGTTTATGTTTATTTCAAGAAGTTCAAGTTCATTCTCAAACCTTACCAATATACCTCTGTAATTATCCTTATCAACTCCATAGAAGAAGTATTTATTATCATATCTAATACCACCTCTGAATTCATATTCACCCATAAGCATCACAGGAAGTTTTAACCTCTCAAGCGTATTGATTATGAAGACATCACCATTCATTACATCATCACTAGGCTTGTAGAAGTTCCCTACCGCAACATACCCATCACTCCAAACAAACTCTGAAAATGTGTCATACACAGCTTTTTCTGAAACTATATCTAGGTTTTTGTCCAGAAACAATACTCCCGCAGATCTATAGAAATTCTGATTTACATAGAAACCAGATAGTATCACCTTACTTTCAGTTTTGCTAACACTTCTACAGTAGAAGTTATTAATACTATCTATTATCTTACTATCCTTTTTAATTATTGTTGAGTATTGGTTAAGTGAATTCAGAAAATCAAAACCATTGACACTACCGACTGGTGTGAGTTTGGTATGTTCCAGTATTTCCATAGACTTTACCTTTTCAACACAAGAATGTCATCAAAGTGTTTTTCTTGTTGCAGCTTTGTAATCTCTGACCTTGTTGTCTCAAGTATTGCGATGAATGATGTTATCTGTTGTAAAACTGGTTCTGACATAACAAGCTCAGAGAAGCTAAATGAATACCTTGAGTTCAGTATTTTCTTTATCTGATCTATCTTTTCTGAAATATTTACCTCATCCCTTTTTAGTTGGTATTTTCTATCTCTCTGTATGTTTATGAAATACTTTACTGCTAGTCTTACCAGATCCTGGAGAGTATAGTCTTTATGCTTTATAATGCTTCTTTTAACCTGCTTTGACAACATCATCTGTCTAATAGCTCGCTTATTCTTTAGTAAGTCTCTCAAAACTCTAAACTCCTTGATTATCTCTAGTTGGGATAGCAACACCTCCGTTTCTGCTTCCATATCTTCATCTTTTGGAACAGGTTTTGCTAACAGAGTCGTAGCTTTCAGATAGAGTAGAATACTTGCTATCCTTACAAACTCTGCGGATGTTACAAGTTCCGGCTTATTGTTTCGTGAATATTCAATATACTGATCTACTATTTTTGTTAGTGATACTCTTGTTATATCAAGTTTATTTTTGGTTATGAGTGTAAGTAGTAATCCAAGAGGACCTTCAAACTCATCAGTTTTTACACTAATGTCAACCTCAACAAGTGGTTGTTTATTACCATTCCCATCCATCTGTTTAAATCATATTAGTTTCTGTTGTAGCTTTTCAAATTATTTCCCTTGAGCTTCAAACCTGAATAATTACCTAACGAATATTGATGTCGTTGCAAAACCACCTATCGGAAAGTCTTCTAGGACTTCTTCTTCTAATATGAAGGGTATAATATTTTTAGATTTTGGGCTTATGTTGAAGACTGTTGAGAGATAGTTTGGAAGTAGGTTGTAGGTATATCCACTACTCGCGTATCCAGATGAGGGAATCTCAACATACAGAACAAGTTTATCTGTCCTCAAATCCTGTGATATAAAATTGTATAACTTTTCATAGGTGTCAAAAACTATCGTTTCGGGGAATAAGTTTAACTTCTGTATAGTTCTTGATGCTCTGTTAATGGCACCTATGTTTATTCTCGTTCCACTCTGAACCCAACTCGGTATCTTAAGATTAAAGTCTCTTGTTATTATTTGGTCTCTAAACTTTTTTATACCTACGGTTACTCTAATATCCTCACCGGGAGAAACTACTACCTTTGACGGAATTACAAACGCAACAAATCCAACATCTATCGGTTCAGTTTCAATCCTAACTCTCACTTCTTCTATATCAACACTAAAAATAGGGTTATAGATTAGAAAGTCAAGTATAGAATTCACATCAAGAATGGATATAGCATAACCATAACCCATCTGATAGACAGGTATAATATCACTAAAGTCAATGTTGTATTTTTTATCAACTCCTTCAAACTTGAATGAGACTCTACAGTCAAGTTTGACATTACCTTCTCCAAAGATACCTTTGCTCTTCAGAACCGACTCTGTTATGGTAGCAGATACCAGCGAACTTAAAATACCGCTTACTTTAGCAATTTGGTATTTATAGGAGTATTGTCCATCAACATCAATAAACACTTTGATAGTAGGTGCCGTTTTACCTACTATTCCAAATATCCCACTACTACCATCAAACTCCATACTACCAACAATCTGTTTTGGAACACCCAGTTTAAATGACAGACTCTGTCTAGGAACGATTGTAACTATATCCACCTCTGATATAGGAACTGATGTCTTACCACCTAGAAAGGCTGGATGCCCTAGTGCAAAAACTTTATCGCCATCAACATAACTTACAGTTCCTATGGCAGTAAGTTCCATATCACCAGAGACTAGATTGATACCTATTGCATCACCAGGTTTAAACCCTCTTTGTGCTGTTTCGTATTTCAAACCAAATGACGAAAACGAGTCAATTATTAAAAAGTTATCTTTCATAGTGCTTTCAATAAGGCTTTTGGTTATTTTAGAAGCACCACTTAAAAGTATAGGTGTTACATATTTCAAATCGCCTGGCAGTGATACGTAGTTCTTTAGGTAGTTTTCAAGAGTTATCATATCTTCTATCGGAGTTATCCCTACAATAGGTTCTTTTAGAAATGTCCAAGTGAATGCAACTGCTCCAACAAGTTTATTGTCTATATATACAGGACTACCACTCATCCCCGCAACAACACCAGTAGATCTTATCTCTTCATCATCTATCCTTGCTATTATAACTCCAGATTTAGGACTATTCTTGAAGACACCTATAACCTCAAAAGAAAATTCTTTGAGAGTGTTGTTATTCCATCTAGTTATACCTATACCCTTCTGCCCACTCTTGACATCAGAAAGATTAACAAAAGATGAAAAACACAAGGAAAAGGTATTTAGGATCGCAAATAATACTATAAAAACCCTTTTCATACTTTAAAAATAATAAATAAACTTTTTCAAAGATTCCAAACTTACAGGCTTCAGTATAATTTTAAAGTCTAGGTTATGCTTTTTTAAAATAGATATTGTATGATAGAAGTTTCCGTCAGTTGGCTTGCTAAAGTTTCACGAGGTAGGCTTGCATACTCTAAAGGACCTAAACTCATAAGCGGTATATCTACTGACTCAAGAAATATAAAAGAAGGTGAATGTTTTGTAGCACTGAGAGGTAAAAATTTTGACGGTCATAACTTCGTCAAAGAGTGTCTATCAAAAAAAGTAACAACTTTTGTTGTTGAAGACGCTTTTTTCAATTCCAATACTAATCTTTTTGAAAGTGCTAATGCCATTGTAGTCAAGGATACTTACAGAGCATTGATGGATATAGGTAGTGCCTACAGAAACGATTTTGTGCCTGATAAGAAGATCATAGCGATAACTGGTAGTTCCGGTAAAACTACTACTAAATACATTATAGCACAGTTGCTTTCATACAAGTATAAGGTAGAATTCTCACCTAAAAGCTATAACAACAATGTAGGTGTTCCATTGTCTATTCTAAAGATAAACGAAGATACAGACATAGGTGTCTTGGAAGTCGGAATGAACAGAAAGGGTGAGATAAGGAAACTTTCAAAAATTATTATGCCTGATGTTGGCATCATAACCAATATAGGATACGCCCACATAGAATTTTTAAAAACTGTCAGAAATATAGCACTAGCAAAGTCGGAACTATTTGAAGGCATACGACAAGGAGGAGTTGTATTTCTCAATAAAAATTCAAGATATTTGGATGTTCTTGAAGTAAACGCAAAAAGATTCCAACTTGATATTCACTACTTTGATGTTAAAGAAGCTAGAGTAATACAGAATAGAGGAATAGATGGAGTTGTGTTTGAATACGATGATGTTGAGTTTGATACATCGGTTCCTGGAACCCATAATATTGAAAATTTGGTTTGCGCCTTTGAGATAGCAAAGTTTTTCGGAATTAAAATATCTGACCTAGTGTCAATAGTCAAAAATCTATCCCTGCCAGAGATGAGGAATAATGTTATAAGAGGATGGTTTACAGTGATAGATGACTCATATAACGCAAATCCTGACTCTATGATGATGGCTCTTGACCTTTTGGATAGTGCTAAATCTAAAGGTAAGAAGATAGCAGTTCTTGGAGATATGCTTGAGTTAGGGGAACATTCTCAAAAACTACATCTACAGGTAGCTGACCACATACTTAATAAGAATATTGACTACATTCTGTGTTATGGCGAGAATTTCTCTCTAGTCCATGATTATCTTATTGAAAAGGGGATGGATAAAAATAATGTTATATCCACCTCAAGCATAAACGAAATAGCGGATATACTAGGTTACCTCGTCAAAGAGGGGGATATAGTGCTTGTCAAAGGTTCAAGAGGGATGAGATTGAATGAGATCGCTTCGTTCCTAGAAAATAAGATGAAGGAGAATGTATGATTTTTGCAAAATTCTTCCTATCAGTTCTATCAATAATAGTATCTATCTTCTCTTACTTGTATATACTCAAAATCTTAATTACCTTTAAGTTTCCCTTAATGGTTAATGTTATTCTCATCAGCGGTGCTATACTCCTACTTGCTTTGTTCG
It includes:
- a CDS encoding segregation/condensation protein A, translated to MDGNGNKQPLVEVDISVKTDEFEGPLGLLLTLITKNKLDITRVSLTKIVDQYIEYSRNNKPELVTSAEFVRIASILLYLKATTLLAKPVPKDEDMEAETEVLLSQLEIIKEFRVLRDLLKNKRAIRQMMLSKQVKRSIIKHKDYTLQDLVRLAVKYFINIQRDRKYQLKRDEVNISEKIDQIKKILNSRYSFSFSELVMSEPVLQQITSFIAILETTRSEITKLQQEKHFDDILVLKR
- the murF gene encoding UDP-N-acetylmuramoyl-tripeptide--D-alanyl-D-alanine ligase; this encodes MIEVSVSWLAKVSRGRLAYSKGPKLISGISTDSRNIKEGECFVALRGKNFDGHNFVKECLSKKVTTFVVEDAFFNSNTNLFESANAIVVKDTYRALMDIGSAYRNDFVPDKKIIAITGSSGKTTTKYIIAQLLSYKYKVEFSPKSYNNNVGVPLSILKINEDTDIGVLEVGMNRKGEIRKLSKIIMPDVGIITNIGYAHIEFLKTVRNIALAKSELFEGIRQGGVVFLNKNSRYLDVLEVNAKRFQLDIHYFDVKEARVIQNRGIDGVVFEYDDVEFDTSVPGTHNIENLVCAFEIAKFFGIKISDLVSIVKNLSLPEMRNNVIRGWFTVIDDSYNANPDSMMMALDLLDSAKSKGKKIAVLGDMLELGEHSQKLHLQVADHILNKNIDYILCYGENFSLVHDYLIEKGMDKNNVISTSSINEIADILGYLVKEGDIVLVKGSRGMRLNEIASFLENKMKENV
- a CDS encoding RidA family protein, whose protein sequence is MKFVDEIGGVKPVGHYSSAVILPNGFLFLSGQIANGDSVEEQTRNVLNNISKILSELGYSKNDIFKVVVYIKDISKFPQFNEVYKEFFGEHKPVRTTVEVSRLPKDSLIEIEVAAFKVAP